The stretch of DNA TGTTGATGGCGGCGTAGAAGGCCTCGCGCGACACATCGCCGAGCTGCTTGGGGAAGGCCTTCTGGATCTCGGGGTAGAAGAACTCCCAGAAACCGGCGCTGCGCCCGACCAGGTTCTCCCAGAGTCGTGACTGGCTCTCATGGACTCCGCTCGACGTGCCGGCGGCGAGCGGAGTGCCCTCGAGCTTCATGTCGATGCCCTGCTCGTAGAGGGCGTGACCGCACTCGTGGAGCGTGGCAAAGAAGCCGTCGGAGAGGTCGTCCTCGCGGAGGCGCGTGGTGATCCGCACGTCGCCGAGCGAGAATTTGGTCATGAAGGGATGGTGCGTCTTGTCCTGGCGACCGCGATCGAAGTCGTAGCCGAAGCGCCGGATCACCGCGAGCCCGAAGGCCCACTGGTCGGCCTCGGGCACGCGGCGCTTGAGGCAGGAGTCGTCGACCGCCGGACGCGAGGTGATCGCGCGGACGATGGGCACCAGCCCGGCGCGCAGGGTGCTGAACAGGGAGCGCACGGTGGCCGCCTTCATTCCATAGTCCGAGAAGTCGATGAGCGGGTCGGCGATGTGGTCGTAGCCGGGGAAGCAGTTGGCCATGCGCCGGGAGATGTCGAGCGTCCGCTCGAGCAGGTGCGTGACCTTCGAGAAATCGTTCGCGGGCTTCGCCGTGGTCCAAGCCTGATAGGCGAGCGGGGTGTGCTCGTTGAGCTCGACGACGAGCGAGGTCGGGATCTTGACCGATTGTTCCCAATCGCGACGGGTGACCCTCACCAGCGATGCATCATCGGAGTCGTAAGGCAGGTCCTGCGTCTCGCGCGCGGCGGCGTCGAGCAGGCGGCCGGTCTCGGCGTCGGTGAAGCGCTGATGGGAGAGCTGAGTCAGTGTGGCGATCTGCCGGCCACGAGCCGCGGCGCCTCCAGGCGGCATGTAGGTCGTTTGATCCCAGCGCAGCACGTCGGCCGCGTGGCGAATGTTGTCGATTTCGAGCAACCGGGATTTGAGCTGGGAGAGCGCGGTCACGAAGTCCTCCACGGTCGAGGGCGGCCTCTTCGGGGGTGCCGCATCCTACCCGAGGAACGCCGCGACGGCCACTTTTGGCGGCGGGATGGCCTTGACGGGGTGCTAGATTCAGCCTTCACACACGGAGGAGGCCTCCATGAAGCTGCGATACCTCGATCGAGCCATTGCGGTGGCTCTCCTGGCCGCCATCGCGGGACCGGCGGCGGTCCAGAGCGCGACGCCTGCGTCCAAGCCCGCGGCCAAACACGTCACGGCTCAGGCCGCGAAGGCCGCGCCGGGCGTCCCCGACGATCCATACCTGTGGCTGGAAGAGGTCGAAGCTCAGAAGTGCCTGGACTGGGCGAGCCAGCGCAACGCCGAATCCGCCAAGGCCATCACCACGAAGCCAGGATTCGATGCGATGGAAGCGCGCTTCCTGGCCATCCTGGACTCCAAGGCCAAGATCCCGACCATCGAGAAGATCGGCGCGCACTACTACAATTTCTGGAAAGACCAGAACCACGAGCGTGGCATCTGGCGCCGCACCTCGCTCGAGGAATACCGCAAGGCCGAGCCGGCCTGGGAAACGGTCATCGACCTCGACGCGCTATCCAAGGCCGAGAGCACGCCCTGGGTGTGGCACGGCGTGGAGGCGCTCTCGCCCGACTATTCGCGCTGCCTGATGAAGCTGTCCCGCGGCGGCGCCGACGCGGAAGTGGTGCGCGAGTTCGATCTGGGCGCCAAGTCCTTCGTGGCCGGCGGCTTTTCCCTGCCCGAAGCCAAGAGCGACGTGGAGTGGAAGAACAAGGACATGATCTACGTCGCCACCGACTTCGGCCCGGGCTCGATGACCAGCTCGGGCTACCCGCGCATCGTCAAGGAGTGGAAGCGCGGCACGCCCCTGTCGAGCGCCACGACCATCTACGAAGGGAAGGCCGAGGACGTGTGGGCGGGCGCCTCTCGCGACGACACCCCGGGTTTCGAGAGACACTTCGTCTATCGCGGCATCACCTTCTACACCCACCAGATGTTCCTGCTCCGCGACGGCAAGCTGGTCACGATCGAGAAGCCCGTCGACGCCGACCTGGGAACGTTCGGGGAGTGGATGCTGCTCAAGCTGCGCACCGACTGGACGACGAACGGGAAGACCTGGCCCCGGGGCGCCCTGCTGGTCACGAAGTTCGACGACTTCATGGCCGGCAAGCGCGACTTCCAGATGCTGTTCGAGCCCACGGCGCGCAAGTCTCTCGATGAGTACGCCACGACTCGAAGCGCGATCCTGCTGAACGAGCTGGACAACGTGCACAACCGGATCTACACGCTGCGGCTCGAGAAAGGCTCGTGGACCCGCACGCCGTTCCCCGGATTGCCGGAATTCGGCAAGGTGTACTTCAAGGCCGTCGACTCGCGCGAGTCCGACGACTTCTGGCTCACCACCACCGATTTCACGACACCGACCCGGCTCCACATCGCCCGCGTGGGCGGAGGACCGGCGGAGCAGCTCAAGCAGCAGCCGGCGTTCTTCGACGCGTCGCAGCTCCAGGTCAGCCAGCACGAGACGACCTCGAAGGACGGCACCCGAATCCCGTACTTCCAGGTGTCGCCCAAGGGGATGAAGCTCGACGGCAGCAACCCCACCCTGCTCTACGGATACGGTGGCTTCGAGATCTCGGAGCTGCCGACCTACAGCGCGACCCGCGGTGCGGGCTGGCTGGAGAAGGGCGGCGTGCTGGTGGTGGCCAACATCCGGGGCGGGGGCGAGTTCGGCCCGGCGTGGCACCAGGCGGGGGTGAAGGAACAGCGCCACCACTGCTACGAGGACTTCATCGCGGTGGGCGAGGACCTGGTGAAACGGAAGATCACGACGCCGCGCCGCCTGGGATGCATCGGCGGGTCCAACGGCGGCCTGCTGGTCGGCAACATGCTGGTGATGCGCCCCGACCTGTTCGGAGCCGTCGTCTCCCAGGTGCCGCTGCTCGACATGCGTCGCTACCACAAGCTGCTGGCCGGCGCCTCGTGGATGGGGGAATACGGCAATCCGGATGAACCGAAGGAGTGGGCATTCATCCAGGAGTGGTCTCCGTATCAAAACGTGAAGGCGGGCGTGAAGTATCCGCCGACGCTGTTCACCACCTCGACCCGGGACGACCGCGTCCACCCTGGTCACGCTCGAAAGATGGTGGCCAAGATGCTCGACCAGGGTCACGACGTGCTCTACTACGAGAACATCGAGGGCGGGCACGGAGGCGCCGCGACCAATGCCCAGTCCGCTCACATGTGGGCGCTGGCCTACATGTTTCTGTGGGGCGAGCTTGGAGGGACCGAGGGCACCACGGCCAAAGGCGAGGCCAAGCAGCCTTAGCCCTCCAGCCACGGACCCAGAGCCCGGCCTGGCCGCCGGGCTCTCGTTTTTTCACTCGGTCAGTCCGGGACCGGAAGGATGTACAAAGCTGCTCGAGAGCAGGCCGGAGGAGAGATCTGGTCCTCGCCTCGCATTTCCTTGTCAGTGCGACAGTTTGCTATCCGATCCCGACCGTTCTCCAGGTGGCACCTCGCTTGCGAACTCGCGGCCACGGAAGCCATTCCACCCCCGTGCATCCTGGAGGACGGCCATGAAGCGCAACCATCTTGCAAATGCCACGGTCCTGGCTCTGGCGCTGATCGCATCGCCAGTGTTGGCACAGTACGGCACGACGCCCACGGACCAGACGAACACATCGACCGCGCCGAATCCGAACAACACGAATCCGTCGACGAATCAGGGCACCACGCCTACGGGGACGACGCAGTCGACCACGATGGACGATCCGAACGCCACGACGACCACCACCACGACGACCACCGACGTGTCGACGACCACCACGACCACGGACGAGTCGCTTCCGGCGACCGGAAGCCCTTTGCCGACCGTGATCGCAGTGAGCTTGGCGGCCATGGCCGTCGGGGCCTGGCTGTCGCGGCCCCAGCCTCGGTCGTAAGCTTGTACATCTGAAAGGGCGAGCGCCGGGTGGATGATCGGGACCGCCTGGCGCCGCCCCGGGGGGATTCATGAAAGAACCCCTGCGAGGTCGAATCGGCCGTGGCCTCACTCTCCTCGGGGGATTGGTACTTGCATTCACTTTAGGCGCCATCCTGGAGACCAAGAGTTTCCAGGAACGCCTGAACCGGCGACTCGAGGCGTTTACAGCGCCTCGAGACACGCCGGTGACGACCCGAGCCGACGCGACGCGTCGTGAGGCCAGCGCGAGTGGCCTCATTGGACGCATCGAGATCGAGCGGCTCGGGGTTTCCGTGCTCGTGGTCGAAGGCACTTCCTCGAAGGCCCTGCGTCGCGGCGTCGGTCATGTCGAAGGCACGGCCTATCCCGGCGAGCGCGGCAACGTCGGCCTGGCCGGCCATCGCGACAGCTACTTCCGTCCGCTCCGGAAGATCGTGGCGGGCGACCGCATCGGGCTGCGCACTCCGGACGGGCACTTCGTCTACGAGGTGGACACCACCCTGATCGTGAGCCCGAAGCGCGGCGATCTGCTGCGGACGGGAGACGATTCGCGGCTGACGCTGGTCACCTGCTACCCGTTCTACTACATCGGCCCGGCGCCGCGGCGCTTCGTGGTCGTGGCCCGCGAGGTGGATGGGAAACGGCGTCTGGGCCACGTCCGAAGCTCGCGCTCGGGGTACGTCGCGAAGGGCGTGCTTCCCTAGGCTTCGGTTCAGCCGATGGCGATGGGGGCTTGAACCGGGCCGCCACCGGATGCGCGCAGTCCGGTAGCGGCCCGGTGCCTCACGCCATCGATCAATTGATCCGCACGACGGAAACGGACTTCATCCCCTGCGGCGTCACGAGACGGATGTAGTAGACGCCGTTCGCGGTCTGCTGGTCGCGGTCGTCCCGACCATCCCACTCGACCGTGTACCAGCGCGGCCCGTCCTGCCAACCCTCCACAAGGCCGCGGATCCGGCGACCCTGCGCGTCGAACACGCCGAGGCTCACATCGGAGGGCCCAGGCAGTGCGTAGGAGACCGAGGTGCGTGACTTGAATGGGTTCGCAGCGTTCTGACGCAGCTGCAGGCCGAGCGGACCCGATGGCACTCCCGTCATGGGCGAGAGCTGGGCGACCTCACTCGAGATCGACTCGACACTGCGTCCACGAAGCTCGGACATGAATTCCCGGGTCGAGGTGAGCTCCAAGCCACTCTCGGTGACCTTGAGCCTTCCCTCGGGAGCGATCGTTCGGTACATGCCACGATCCGCCCGGGTCAGGAAGAGGACGTAACGCTCACCCTCCGCGTAAGGAGGATCCTCGGCGAGGATGTAGTCCTC from Candidatus Eisenbacteria bacterium encodes:
- a CDS encoding carboxypeptidase M32, yielding MTALSQLKSRLLEIDNIRHAADVLRWDQTTYMPPGGAAARGRQIATLTQLSHQRFTDAETGRLLDAAARETQDLPYDSDDASLVRVTRRDWEQSVKIPTSLVVELNEHTPLAYQAWTTAKPANDFSKVTHLLERTLDISRRMANCFPGYDHIADPLIDFSDYGMKAATVRSLFSTLRAGLVPIVRAITSRPAVDDSCLKRRVPEADQWAFGLAVIRRFGYDFDRGRQDKTHHPFMTKFSLGDVRITTRLREDDLSDGFFATLHECGHALYEQGIDMKLEGTPLAAGTSSGVHESQSRLWENLVGRSAGFWEFFYPEIQKAFPKQLGDVSREAFYAAINKVERSLIRVDADEVTYNLHVMLRFELELEMLEGKLAVKDLPRAWRERFEADFGVQVPDDRQGCLQDVHWFAGPIGGAFQGYTIGNVLSAQLYRSALQAKPGIPDEIRRGEFGSLRGWMTDNVYRHGSKFTADEIIQRATGGKLSTGPYLDYLWGKYQPLYGLREEERQPVSVG
- a CDS encoding prolyl oligopeptidase family serine peptidase — translated: MKLRYLDRAIAVALLAAIAGPAAVQSATPASKPAAKHVTAQAAKAAPGVPDDPYLWLEEVEAQKCLDWASQRNAESAKAITTKPGFDAMEARFLAILDSKAKIPTIEKIGAHYYNFWKDQNHERGIWRRTSLEEYRKAEPAWETVIDLDALSKAESTPWVWHGVEALSPDYSRCLMKLSRGGADAEVVREFDLGAKSFVAGGFSLPEAKSDVEWKNKDMIYVATDFGPGSMTSSGYPRIVKEWKRGTPLSSATTIYEGKAEDVWAGASRDDTPGFERHFVYRGITFYTHQMFLLRDGKLVTIEKPVDADLGTFGEWMLLKLRTDWTTNGKTWPRGALLVTKFDDFMAGKRDFQMLFEPTARKSLDEYATTRSAILLNELDNVHNRIYTLRLEKGSWTRTPFPGLPEFGKVYFKAVDSRESDDFWLTTTDFTTPTRLHIARVGGGPAEQLKQQPAFFDASQLQVSQHETTSKDGTRIPYFQVSPKGMKLDGSNPTLLYGYGGFEISELPTYSATRGAGWLEKGGVLVVANIRGGGEFGPAWHQAGVKEQRHHCYEDFIAVGEDLVKRKITTPRRLGCIGGSNGGLLVGNMLVMRPDLFGAVVSQVPLLDMRRYHKLLAGASWMGEYGNPDEPKEWAFIQEWSPYQNVKAGVKYPPTLFTTSTRDDRVHPGHARKMVAKMLDQGHDVLYYENIEGGHGGAATNAQSAHMWALAYMFLWGELGGTEGTTAKGEAKQP
- a CDS encoding class D sortase, with translation MTTRADATRREASASGLIGRIEIERLGVSVLVVEGTSSKALRRGVGHVEGTAYPGERGNVGLAGHRDSYFRPLRKIVAGDRIGLRTPDGHFVYEVDTTLIVSPKRGDLLRTGDDSRLTLVTCYPFYYIGPAPRRFVVVAREVDGKRRLGHVRSSRSGYVAKGVLP